A single region of the Gorilla gorilla gorilla isolate KB3781 chromosome 1, NHGRI_mGorGor1-v2.1_pri, whole genome shotgun sequence genome encodes:
- the OR10T2 gene encoding olfactory receptor 10T2 produces the protein MRGFNKTTVVTQFILVGFSSLGELQLLLFVIFLLLYLTILVANVTIMAVIRFSWILHTPMYGFLFILSFSESCYTFVIIPQLLVHLVSDTKTISFMACATQLFFFLGFACTNCLLIAVMGHDRCVAICHPLRYTLIMNKRLGLELISLSGATGFFIALVATNLICDMPFCGPNRFNHYFCDMAPVIKLACTDTHVKELALFSLSVLVIMVPFLLILISYGFIVNTILKIPSAEGKKKAFATCASHLTVVFVHYGCASIIYLRPKSKSASDKDQLVAVTYTVVTPLLNPLVYSLRNKEVKTALKRVLGMPVATKMS, from the coding sequence ATGCGAGGTTTCAACAAAACCACTGTGGTTACACAATTCATCCTGGTGGGtttctccagcctgggggagctcCAGCTGCTGCTTTTTGTCATCTTTCTTCTCCTATACTTGACAATCCTGGTGGCCAATGTGACCATCATGGCCGTTATTCGCTTCAGCTGGATTCTCCACACTCCCATGTATGGCTTTCTAttcatcctttcattttctgaatcCTGCTACACTTTTGTCATCATCCCTCAGCTGCTGGTCCACCTGGTCTCAGACACCAAGACCATCTCCTTCATGGCCTGTGCCACCCAGCTGTTCTTTTTCCTTGGCTTTGCTTGCACCAACTGCCTCCTCATTGCTGTGATGGGACATGATCGCTGTGTAGCAATTTGTCACCCTCTGAGGTACACACTCATCATGAACAAAAGGCTGGGGTTGGAGTTGATTTCTCTCTCAGGAGCCACAGGTTTCTTTATTGCTTTGGTGGCCACCAACCTCATTTGTGACATGCCTTTTTGTGGCCCCAACAGGTTTAACCACTATTTCTGTGACATGGCACCTGTTATCAAGTTAGCCTGCACTGACACCCATGTGAAAGAGCTGGCTTTATTTAGCCTCAGCGTCCTGGTAATTATGGTGCCTTTTCTGTTAATTCTCATATCCTATGGCTTCATAGTTAACACCATCCTGAAGATCCCCTCAGCTGAGGGCAAGAAGAAGGCCTTTGCCACCTGTGCCTCACATCTCACCGTGGTCTTTGTCCACTATGGCTGTGCCTCTATCATCTATCTGCGGCCCAAGTCCAAGTCTGCCTCAGACAAGGATCAGTTGGTGGCAGTGACCTACACAGTGGTTACTCCCTTACTTAATCCTCTTGTCTACAGTCTGAGGAACAAAGAGGTAAAAACTGCATTGAAAAGAGTTCTTGGAATGCCTGTGGCAACCAAGATGAgctaa